CTGAACTCctaaagcaaaaggaaatgagaGAGGTTACAGCTCCACAATGCGGGCACCTATTAAAGCAGAATGTGTTCAATTCCACTCaaaacacacacgcacaaatAAATCTTGAGTATGTGATGCAGAGACAAACTTTGTAAATGATTACAAGGAACGTGTAACAGGAGAAAACGAATGTATATTTTCAGGGgtataaaaaaaatgagctaAGCTAAGACTTGGTAAGATCAAGTGCCTTAAAAAAGGTCCCAACTCAAGACAACCTCCAACTGCAGCACACTAGAGACTGAGTGGGAATTCTGGAAAACTGATACCATCCATTGTGTATCAATCTTCCCACTGAATGGCCACTGTCAGGAGTCAAGAGAGAAAGTCACAGGTATCTTTGGTCTGACCTAGTACAGATGTTCTTATGCTAACTCAGTATATTCCTTGAAAACTGGGGAAAGTTTGTCTTCAGTTGTAGGGAAAAGTGAAGCTGGGACAACAGCACATCCATTCATTGCAAGCACATGCTGCATTTACCTTTACGTTAGGCACATCAGGCTACATATACGACCTTTTGCATTTTAGAGACCAATACCACAAGACTCCTAGGAATATTACAATAAAAGACTAGTGAGTTCCCAGGCAAATATCTGCTCTTCTACCTTTGACCCATCGCTGCCATCCTTGACTTCCAAGTTCAGGAACAGTTCAATGAGTCCAGGCTGTGTCTCCACTGCAACGGTAAGGAATTCCAGTATCATGACCTTAATACGCATGTCCTCAATCTTGCTCTGCAGGCGGGTGAGGAATGCATCACGGATAGCAGCAGCATCACTGCCAAGACAGGCATAAACAGACATGGGAGCAAcctgcaagaggaaaaaaataaaatcagaaaaaaaggataacTTCTCTACTCATAGAAGTGACCTACATTTTACATTGAAACTCCAAAATGTTTGACAGTGAATCTAGGAATATATATAAGGGAACTCAGAAGTAACAGTTATTGTCGTTAAGATGGAAGAATCTTGCAAAGTGATCTAAATTTTCTTCGTCAATTTTGCTTTATCTATCATCTGTTTGTAAGGGAGACCggaaaggacaaagaaaacagattttgaataATGcttcttgaaattaaaaagagatGGATTTAAATGCTTAAATAGAACTGCAAATACAATCTAAGAAGTATAAGCAGCCAAAAAGAGCATGTCTGAAAGGCACAGTTGAAAACTCCTCTTAAAAACTTAAAGGAACTAAATTTATGGTGTAGAAAGAGCATCTGAGGATGTACCTTGAGAAAGTTTttcaaaaaagtgaaaatagctCAACTGGAGGTGAAAATACTCTGCAGAAAACACCCCACTCGTGAAAACTCTCACTGAAATGCAGAGAGACTTCTGAAACAGCAGAGTATTGTGTTAAAAAACCTAAGGGCTCTTTGTGTGATACTTTATGTGCTCTAACATACAACTTTCAGTCCACGCTACCTTCAAATGACTTGCACTAAGCTCCCAGATacaaaaaagcctgaaaatatCTTGAAAGAATTTCAGTGGTGGAATCAGTCACAAGGGGAGAAGCAAAGGAGCTCTTGTGAGGCTCATCTTACCGTAGCCAGTCGCTTGAGCAGCTGGATGGCCAGGCGTGGAAGTGCAGGGTCGTGCTTGTGGTAGATGTATTTGGCCAAGACCGCAATAAGGTTGTTTCCATGAGCACCTGAATTGAACACAGTTAAGACCgaagagaaaaagctgcaataagATCCAACTATTTAACAGAACTACTTTCATAACAGAAGGTGAGAATTAGGTCAGTCTTCCAGAAGACCAAGGCATGGTCCCAGTCAGATGATTACTAATGGCAGATGATTTACTATACTCTGTAACTACACCCATCCTATTACAACGCAGCAAAAAATTAGCCATGTTTCCTTAATACTAATGAAATTCCCTCATGGAGAATAATGCCTCAGAGGATGGAGAATTCTCCCATCACTAGAAAGCACTTTTTGGAACCATCACAAACTCTGTTTGTAATGAGAAACTCATTGACTCTTTGCACGTAACAAAACCCACAGCTTCCCAGGGCATCCTCACAAGGAAATACATACCATGCTGAGTAAGGGCCTGCTCTAACGGAGACACCACGCTGGAGGGGGGCTTCAACCGTATGACGTTATTGGTAACCGAGAATGCCAGCTTAACTGTTTGTATCAGCAGCTGACCTTGGCCTTGTGTCTCATCACtgcatttcaaaaatgaaaacaaagtaatCGTGTCAACAATTGTCATTTATTATTTGCCCAACATTCAAAGAGGAAATTCCATACTCTTGTCAGTCACAGGTTGTAAGACATTTTTACTCGCTGTCATGTCACCACGTAACAGCTGCTGAAATACAAACCCCAACACAGACCTTCTAACAACCCCAACAGACCTTCCAGCAACCTTCCAATAAAGGGGgcctccaggaaagctggggagggactcctaACAGACAGTTTTGTAATAGGACAcggagtaatggttttaaactaaaagtgggtagatttagattagatataaggaagaaattctttactctgagggtggttaGTCAcgggaacaggttgcccagggaagttgtggatgccccatccctggaagtgttcaaggccagcttggatggggctttgagcaacctggtctggtgggacatgtccctgcccgtggcagggggttgaaattacatgatttttaaggtcccttccaacccaaaccatcctatTATTCTATAACCACACGAAATGGAGAGCGTGTAGTAAAGACTAAACATGAATCTGTAACAAAAAAGGCTTGCTCCTCCTGAACATACAAGACAGACTCCCACAGATAGTCACTGTGCTGATCCCCAATCAAGTACAATCCAGTTAAAGCTACATctcaaatattatcaaatatCCGTTGCTTCTTCCCTCACACtactgaaataaaagacaaaactcACCTACTAGGTTGGGAAGCCATTACCATATCAATAGTGTCCACGCCGATTCCCATGATGTTAATGACAGCTTGCCCTGCTTCAGTGTTGGCCAGGCTGAAGATGCACAAGGACTGAAGGCTAGGGGCACTGCTGGGAGACACAAACAATGCAGGACATCATCATGTGCAGGACTTTCCCACCTAGCACTTAGTAAACTACTATAAAGTGACTTCTGAATTTCCTACTGCAGATCTGAAACCCGTCATGCATCTTACCTACTCCCAGGATCCATTTCAGGGAATAAATTCAGTATAGCATGAATCAACTGCAGAATTAGGCATcctgaaacagagagagaatgGACTACTCAGTTTTCAGGAAGATCTGTTGCCTAGTCTGTaatatttctaaacaaatcGCAGCATCTAGCAATACTGGtaaatgcagaaagcaaatcCTAAATGTCTGCTAGAAAAGATATgataaaaagtggaaaaatttCACAAATTCTCTCCAATAAGACAGGTGATCCTTTTTAATCTCTTCAACTTCTCTCTCAAATATCCTTACCAATTTTCTCTCTCACTCCATGAGAGTTGTAACGCCATTTGTGGTAATTTGGTAACATCTCCTTCAGGACAAACACAATGCAGGGCACAAGTCCTTGGCTCTGGGTGCTACCAAGTTGTCCCTAGGAGAAACAGAAACGTTAACTTTCCCCTTCTGGTTAAAATAACATGAGATCTTTGGTAGGAAGATAGGTCACGTGTCTTTGAAGCATGAGAAAACCACTGAGCTTGAGGACACAGAATTACCagctatttttattctcttgtaGATATGATAAATCAAAGCCGTTTTTCGAAATAACCACAGGAAGCACAAACTGTAGCACAGCAGGAAGTGTCAACCAGTGATTACTCAGACAGACCCATTGCCCAGGGGATGCCAGACACTGCTGTATTTCACTTTCCTATCATAACAGCCTACAGCTGACTTCACAAGCAGACCACTCCAGAAGCACTCACCCGGACAAGAGTCGTGATCAGGTTCAGGAAGGAGATGGTAACGCTGTACTCCCCTTGAGGCTGTTCTATGCTCATCAACAGGTTTCCATAGCCCCCAGCATTCATCCCCTCTGCACTGTGAAATGAGCATGAAGGTTTGTTGTATGAATAGCAGGATTTTTGACATGAGTGAGAGATGTTGGATACACAGATTCCACAAACTTCAGATTTCACACCAGCAAAAAGGTGTTATGTTATGAACAGttcaggtcaaaaaaaaaaataaaagctggggtTGGGGGGAGGATGTGAATACCTAATCATGTGATTCATACTGGACACTGGATTGGCAACAAACGGTAAGAACCCTGTATGGTGAAGGTCAGTCCAAacctgcaagagaaaaaagtaGAGATATTCCCTCTCATTCACACATACATGTCTACTAGTTCTCAAACCTAGAAAGCCCAGAAGATTCTTACCTTGGCTGGCATCCGAGCAGCCAGTACTGTCAAGCAATTGACACAAGAAGCAATAACATCCACAGGGGGAGAGATTACAGTTGTCAGccttgaaaagagaaatattatgCATAAAATGCACTGCCATCTGTGAGCTAACCTATCTACTGCTGCTGTGattcaaaaagcatttccttcaCTGAAGCACACAAGCACAAAACCTACGCTCTGGTGCAGACACCAGTCTGCACTGTCAGTCTAGACTTGATAGCTCTCCCTCATACCTGAATCAGATCAATTTACTGCAAGAAGCAAGGCTCAGTAGACAGCAGGCTGGCACAGTGAACAATGACTATCCAGCAGATTGACTGGGGGGGATAGTTAATAAATGTAACTCTTTTATTACCTGGAAGTTACTGCTCTAATTGCATGCTTTATTCCCCTTTTATGTAAGTATAGTTATCCAtttaaaggcttttttattGGTAAACTTGTACAACTCATGAAAGTGAAAGAGGGATCATACTGCTGCATCAAAGCATTCAGCAGTGTGTAGCCAGAATAGTCCTTACTGAACACCTGCCTCGGGGAGTTGAAGCACTGAGATACACTTCTTTCAAATCTTTTGGCAAAATAGGTAATTAAGTGTTCTTCCAGCTCATTGTACTACTTCTCAGGTACTCTGCTGTTAGCTCCATGCTGGTCAGTGACCTACCTCTGCAGCAGCATGTAGATTCGCGACGTGATCGGCAGAAGGCAATCTGCTATCGATACATCAGTGCTGATGACTTTATGAACCAGATCGATGATTGGCTTCACCCTCTGGCAATGCTGAATCACATCTGCATAAAGCAAACTAACATCAGAATGCAAAAACCATACTTACGCAGTAAAGAAACTTAGAATAATGCACATTAATCTTACCACACATCCTTGGGATCGTTCCCCATAccaaaaatcatttatttcttatatCTCCGCTTTTCTCTCGTCTAAAATTCATATAATCTCACTGCAAGCTCTTGGCCTTTTGCAGTGAATTATCATAATTTAAAACACACGCAGGTTTCTGGGGGTACTACTCCAAGCTCTTCCAGAAGTACTCAGAGCTGCTCAATCCTGCTGTTAACCTCAAGCTAATACCAAAGAAcaattatttattctcttttataCTCCCAGCCTATCTCACCTGCTGTTGAAACAACGTGGAGCAGCATTTCAATCTCACAGGTAAACAGTGTCCAGCTGCTGTACGAATACTCCCATCGTACCAAATAAGCTCGATCATCCAGCATCACTTGGCCCACTGTTCCCTGAGGTATCCGCAGATTTGTCTGACCTAGTCCTAGAGATAGAAGAAGCAAGTGAAATCAAGCCACAAATTTCCCCACGAGTTAGAAAGCAGATGAAGAACTAAATTCCCCAAAACACCTGAATAAGAAAAGGTTCAGTGCAGTTTCCTTACCAAGAGGATAGAGGAGCTTTGGAGCCTGTCTTCGCCAAAGTGTGCCATCTTCATGAGAGATCACATCAGGAGGTTTATGCTTGTACAGTTCAATATAAAAGGACATTTTATCCAGGAAACTGTATACCTGCATAGAGAAAGAGCTTAAGCAATATAACCAAAGAGCCAGACCCTCTTAAAAATTAATCAGTGAGGTCATTTCCAGGAATAGGCAAGTCTCCCTTATGTAGACAATAACCTTCTAATATGTCAACCTTACTAAAACATAATATGGTTCGCACGTCCAGACAAGTCTGATCTAATGAATCAGGAACTTCTAACAAGTACaataaaaccccaaaaaaatacatagaactTATCTAATATTTTAGAATTAATGGCTGAATTTATCTTCAGCCATCAGAGTTGGAGAGTTTACTAAAGGCCAGAAAACGGTACCCTGCAACAGAAAAGGACTTAAAAGGTGCCCTGTCTTAGATAACAGACATAAAGCTTTTATCAAAGATTGTAAATGAGATATGCACTCATAGTGGGAAGAGAATCACACAGCATATCACATAACATGTTATGCCTGTCTTGAAATAAATCATCTCCCAAACACCAAGAGAGATCCTGTACCTTTTTTGCAGTAGATTTATCTGACACAAGGgcctggagcagctgaaggagaggAGTAAGAAGATGGGGGAACATTCCACACACACTGTCCAGGATAATGCCCAGACCTGCAGTTGGTTCCTGGTGGTAGAAGCAGCAAACAAATGTCTTATTGTTACAAAGAAATGATAAAACTTTCTCAGTATAGCATAAGGATATAGCTTCTTTAAGTTGTACATTTGACATTAATCATGCACAAAAGTATCACTCCAGTCCTTGTACAGACTAAAGCATGAGGCATTGTGCAAGTAATAAGGCAAGAAGTAAGACTAATGCATTACACATCACCCTATTtctgtaacaacaacaaaataagcaTGATGCTTTTGCCAGCAGTTAGTTCAATCTTTGCAATCCCAGCCCTGGTTTAAACTATCACCTATATTAAAACTTGTTCCAGTATCCTTCAAGAGTAAAGCCAAGGATGTACCTAAAAGGCAGGAAAGGGCAAAGGTAAATCAAAGATAGATACAAACAAACACTGGCTCCTCAGGGCCTTCTAAAAATGAGCTAACTAAATATGATCAGTCTGTTCTTTTCCTAAAAAGGAATCTTTTATCAGGTTTTTGTTATAAGCAAGGTAAGTCAAAGAAGTTGCCAGCACACTCACCGTCTTCCAGAAGAGCTGAGGAATGCTGGAAGCCGACAAAACTTCACACGCAGCATCAATTATATCCTtcaaaggaagagaggaaagagaagttaAATGCTAACTTTACATAAAAGGTTCACATCCCAAACAAATTCTGTCACATCTTTAGAGTTTAAGTTTCCGTGCTTACTAGCTAAGATGGAACTAATCCCTCTAGTCAGAACAGAGGGAAACACCCCCCACGCACAAACTCAGACCACATGGAAAGTCTAACACCATGCTCCTTACCAAGGAGTGGACTGCCCAGGACAAAATGCCCACTAAATCTGCAAAAGGCTATATGATGTCTTCTTAAACTTAAAGTGTATGTATTGAGTATGAAATAATACATACTACGAGTATGTATTATTTCCATTGCTTTGCACACAACACATCAACTACTAGTTCCAAATCCACAGGACTTCCAAGGGCAAGATATGCAATGTTTCACTATTAAGCAGTAAACACCTCTGAAGACTGGTTTACACAATGCAAATGTAGCCAGTCTTTTAGATCGATCTAAATCACAAGGTTTGCTATTTCAAATGCAGGATTGAAATTTAACAACAGTAACTTGCATCACTTATGCAAAGTTCAATCAAATTAGATAACAGATGCGATGAGTGTTGGATGCTTACCTGCTGATTGCCCAACGTATGTAACTCCAGTGATGTCAGGACAAAGGAAAGAAGCCCATAAATACACATACAAGCTGTGCTGACAGTACACTGGGAAGAAAGAATACACAAGACCGTTAGAGGAAAGATTATGAATTACAGAGCACACTGTGTAACAGTGCTTGGTCTCCTTTACAAAGTGTGGGCACCTCTGAGTAACTGCCTCTTTTGTACATCCTTGCTGCAGTCAGCAAAGGGGCAACAAAATAGGAAGCAGTCACCACTGAAGCCACAGACagcacaaaatatttcactgcttCTACCATTATCattaaaaacaccttcaaaacacagaaaaaaaaaaaaagaagcattcagTGTTCTGAGAAATCAGAACGATTTGCTTTCACTGGTGTCTGCCTACGAGGTCATTTATTCTCACACACTGTGTTGTCTCATGAAACTGTATAAAGAGAACAGTGCAGACTTAGATCAGCTAGTACTCAAGACCTACACTGGCAAGTACACCTATGGAGGGAAATCAAAAAATGTGATTAAAGTAGTCTATTCTGTTCAAAGGAGATATAGCTCCTCAACTTacaaaaaagtttcttttgtattaatcttttttaattattatttcatcataaaaatctgtttagtaTCAATTTGATTTTTACTCTTCACTGAAAGAAGGTGACATGACAAAACATGCTCTGTTGCATGCTCTGGTTCAAAGCAGATTTAGTTTGCAAGTACATTGGATCAATATCATCCACTTCCCAAGACACCTTTACATCATTAGTAGTTAAGAGCCTTAAAGAGCTTACATATACGACTGTAAGAACTCACATTCTTGCCCCCACTGCTCAATGATCGCAGAAGTTTCGTCAGATACTGGAACACATTCAGCTGGATAGCATTGCTGCCCATTCTCCTGATAACGTTAGTTGACTCCTCTGGGTTTATGGTATGACGGAGCAGTGCCCAAGCCAAAAGCACTGGAGCATGATGTGAGAcatctcccagctgcagcagctgattGTCCATTTCCTGCACAGAGACAAAAGCAAGACAAGTGAGATCCTGTGAAAGCAGCTCATGCTCAGCAAGCATGTAGCTGATTGCACCCTTCTGCTAACACTCAGCTTTCTCTTGCagataattatttcaaatatacaACTGTCCAAATTACACAGTTGCAGTCTTGGtctgtttttgtgtgtggtttACTGACTTACAGCTGTTCTAACCTCAGATGTCCTCTGTCCTAAAAGCCCTGATGTTGAAAATCTCTCGTTTCACTCCCATCTCATGGCCTACTTCCCTGTGCACACCGTTATttagagaaaggcccaaaaTAATCAAGCAAACCTAAGTGGGAAAAGAATCAATCTCTTTCTTATTTGTCCCAAATCGTTACGTGGATGCTAGCTCTTATATTTGGCCAACAAACACAAGAAACTTACAgatgtaatatttttaacagcGCTGCTCGGGTAACCAAAGTAAATTCTATATTGTTAAGCCAAACAGGGGGTTATTCTGCTACTGCTTTACCTGGTGGATACGTGAATTATTGGCTAATTTGTGCTCCTCTGTCCTATCATCCAAAGCTCGCTCATGGAGGGAGTCAATTTCCATGCCTTCCACCAGAATAAGAGCACTAAAATAGCTGCaagcaggaaagggaaaaaaaaaaaaagtaggttaGACACTTTAATTAagaattcagttttcaaaaagaCATTCATAAATGGTCAAAGAACAACCTGTAGTTCGCATGGGTTCAGCTGTTCTTTGAAGCAATAAGAAATTAAGATGAAATTAACAGCAGGTAAtccaaattttgttttgaaatgctaGTATCTGACAGATTAAAATCTTCAATGCTACCATTCCTGGTTGAACAGGAAGTCCCTGAAATTTGAAGATAGCTTTTCCACCTTTGAAACTTTTTATCACTCACCGGGATTTTCATTCCTTCTGGCTGCAGCTTGAGTTATGTCCCACAAAGCAAAACGAAGACGTTATTACCACTCTTTCAAGCAGAGCCATGATAGTTTGTGCTGAGGCAACACAGTTAACAGCACAGGGCTAACCTCTGCCTCGGAGCCAGCCTCTGAGCACAGGATTGTGCAGTTTCACTTTAATACTAGACTATTTAAGAACAAATGGCACTGTCTTCACTGCCATTCACACCAGAGACAGCTAGCTTAAAGCTAGTATATGAATGCCTCTCTATTGTGCAATCACACTTATTTTGCCACAAACTTCCAATGTGaccagaaaatatatttcacctTCATCACAATTAGCTTAGCTTGAAATAGTCATGATTTTAAGAGGCAACAGaaagaattataaaatattttttttactgaggAGAATTGTTTTGTTCTGCACTCACTTGACAAATACACTTCACTTACCCGATACGATCCACCAGGTGATCCATGCTCTCATCTACCAAGTGTCTGTTGGTTTGTCTAGTGCCAAACCCCTGTTCTTTGAACATCTTTGCAAATTCGAGAAGCTCATCTGATGCCATTTCAAAGTATGCATAGTAGAGGAAGATGACTTCCAGTAGCATGGACTGCTCACGGAGGCATTGCACAAACCAACGAGAAACCTGACGCTCtgtctgcagaaggaaaagtcCTGCTGTCACACACAAAGCTCACTGATTGGTCAAAGCAATTAGAAGCCAAGACAGGTTGAAGCATTTCAAAGTTCGCACAGTCAATGTTTTGCACCAACTGCAAGAAAAGCCACTATAAATGCAGAGTTTACTGATGCAAAGAGATTGTAAAGAGCTGCACGGAAATGGATCTGCAGGCCTAGTGCTGTCAACACATTTCTTACAACGAAGAATACGTTTCTAACAACTCACTTTATTTCTGACCAAGTGTTCTGCTAaggagaaaacaatttttatatttcttgggCCAAGAGAACCATCCGTTCTAACTGCATCTGCACATTTTCCAATACTTTCTATACCAGGAAAGACTTTGTAAGTTTATTAAAGAATAGTATGAAAGAAATACCATGAGATTTCCATGTGTTTCCCATGTAGGAGCTTCTGCTTTGTAcagttcttcatattttttccgGTAATTAGGAATTAGTTCTTTTTCCAACTTTTCGACACACTGGAAGTACTGCGCcttaaacaaataaagaaatcaacTTTTCACATGCACATCTATGTGCTTTTTACAATCTCAGGTGGACAACTTCTATATATAACTTAAGTATTTAGACTATTTCAATGACATCATATCCAGGAGAAGGTTCCTGTACTCACTGTGTAAGGATGCCTCTCATCCTGAAAATAAGTGAGTAGATGGAGGACACAGCGCAGAATACACATCCTCTCTTCATAATAATAGTCAGCAAGCTGTGAATACAGAACGTCACCAATATCAGTGTGGTATTGTGACACCTCCCATTCACCTTCCTGCCCCATACACAGCCCAGGCCCTCAGCACCAGAACACGTAGGGCTCAAACACTACTACAGATTTCAACTTTCAAACACTACTACAGTTTCAACTAAGCAGTTTTaagttatctgaaaaaaaatacttaattaaCTTTACAGAATTCAATAAAACATGCCCATAGGGACGTGTCTATAATTACACTGCTAACTGAGAAAACTCAGGAAAGGAATGCAAAAAGATACAGAGGTCACCTCCCATTCTTAATCTTCAGTAATCTCTACCAGCTGTGATCATCACTCTCTATTTCGGAGTTGACACTTCAGACAGCAACACATAAGCCTACAAGCTTTGGAAAATGCGGGAGCATACATCTGACCAGCTAAATTCCCTGACATTAAGCCTACAATTTCCACGGCAACTATTAACACTGCTCAAATATATGTATGTCCATCCCTATTTCAGAAGAATCTTCTAAAATTTGTTCATTATATGAGGGAATACTTCAATCATTCCAAGGTTTCTgaatccataaaaataaaattggttcTCAGATcaatagaaaatacaaatggaAGTGACTAACCTTCAGCATCAGAGCCTGACTCTGCCTTTCATCCTGAAGAACTGTCTAAAGCaaaccacaacaaaataaacaattatTTACTGCAGAAATATCAACTGACAAAATattcacacaaaaaaagactgaaagaaatgacagaatttttctgtttcttttggaaagaCAGATTCCAAAAGTACTAAGTCAAAACATTCATTAATAACTATCTGTTTGTTCATCTCCACTCGCTCTCTTTCACAAATCTGTAGCTTTGCTGTATTCCTGAGACAAAGAAGCTGAATCCCTGCAGAGAGATTCAAGCAGAAAGAGCTACCGGAATGTTAGGCTTGGATATCTGCTATCACATTTCTGTAAATAGGCACTTGAGCATTGCAGGTTCAGAGAAGAACTACAAAGTCATTTCCAAGTCAGAACTTGGGCTTGCATGTGACCATAATTCATCAGCAAATTACTGGTACTAAGGAGAGATGCAGAGTGAACAGAAAATATATGGGAGCTATGGACCTTCAGGGAGTCTCTTGTTCCTCTGTAATCTTCTTGAAGATAACACTGTAACAACTGCACACTCTGCTCTTCATCCAAACcctgaaaaaaagagagatgctCTGAAATGAGTAAAAGGAAACTGAATTAATTTGACAAAGACTCTCTCCAAATACTCAGGCAGCCTTTCTcttcagaataaataatttccCAAATACTTTCTGGCAGGAGGGTTCGTTAACCAGGAAAATTGAAGCAACTCAGGGCCACTAACAGCTTTAGAAAATGTTGACCTAGGGCTCCTATGGGTACCTGTAACATCctttagattatttttaacagagagAAACTTAAGTTTGCCTCTAGTCAACATCACAAAGCTTACTGAAATAACAGAATCTCAATAACAATGCAATCCAAGTgcagggataaaaaaaaaaaaaaaaaatcagcatagcATCTTCACTCACCAAAAACTTGCTGACCCTCAGACCCAGTTCTTTTAGTGGAGCAGCTACATCTttatcagcttttattttttctgctgaagttgtgctaaagaaaaaaagaagttttcattGTTAAAAATGGAGCAACACCAAGGAATGAGCAGAAGAGACTTAATTTCAAAGCTCTCAATGTTATCAGTTTGAACttgacatttcttttccctctcagtGGCCTTTCAATGCTTCAGACAGCACTATTCAGTAATCTTCCTATCAGATAACACTCAACATTGTTCGCTATCTTATTAATACAATAAACACAGGCTATATTCATTCTATCTTTTCCAGTGAGAGAGTCTGGTTATCTTTCCTGCATGACTGAGTGTCAAGAGGAGTCAATTCTCTGCAGGCTGTACGCTTGTACTTGATTACTGCAACCCAACAGAGGCAAGGGTTAAGAGCTACTTAACACTGCTAATGAGAGCAGAAACTGCTGTTACTTCTTTCTGATCTTTATTTCATGTCCCAAAATGTTATTTGGATTAAGCACTTTCTACTGTTCTTCCTCTCCAGAAATCTCAAGTCAGAGAAGAGagtaaaaatctgtttttatgtaATTAGAGAGAAATATTCAACATGTTCTCAACTTATTAGTAGATCCCACTTTAAAGGTTAATTTCTAAAATCAGGCAATTACCGTACCTTGGAGGTTTGTAGTACGAAAGCCCCTCTAAAAACCTCTGCCAGTGCTTGTTCAGTTCTGCCGCAATCTGTGCCTGAAAAGAGAACCAAATACTACTGAACAGACTCCTCAACATCCACCACTGAGTATCAGATTTGTTTAATTTGAGTGAAGCAAAGACATT
This region of Anas acuta chromosome 20, bAnaAcu1.1, whole genome shotgun sequence genomic DNA includes:
- the NUP188 gene encoding nucleoporin NUP188 isoform X2, whose amino-acid sequence is MPAGESAARGGSRERGAKMAAGGLGARSSRELWTILLGRSALREPAQIAAELNKHWQRFLEGLSYYKPPSTTSAEKIKADKDVAAPLKELGLRVSKFLGLDEEQSVQLLQCYLQEDYRGTRDSLKTVLQDERQSQALMLKLADYYYEERMCILRCVLHLLTYFQDERHPYTAQYFQCVEKLEKELIPNYRKKYEELYKAEAPTWETHGNLMTERQVSRWFVQCLREQSMLLEVIFLYYAYFEMASDELLEFAKMFKEQGFGTRQTNRHLVDESMDHLVDRIGYFSALILVEGMEIDSLHERALDDRTEEHKLANNSRIHQEMDNQLLQLGDVSHHAPVLLAWALLRHTINPEESTNVIRRMGSNAIQLNVFQYLTKLLRSLSSGGKNCTVSTACMCIYGLLSFVLTSLELHTLGNQQDIIDAACEVLSASSIPQLFWKTEPTAGLGIILDSVCGMFPHLLTPLLQLLQALVSDKSTAKKVYSFLDKMSFYIELYKHKPPDVISHEDGTLWRRQAPKLLYPLGLGQTNLRIPQGTVGQVMLDDRAYLVRWEYSYSSWTLFTCEIEMLLHVVSTADVIQHCQRVKPIIDLVHKVISTDVSIADCLLPITSRIYMLLQRLTTVISPPVDVIASCVNCLTVLAARMPAKVWTDLHHTGFLPFVANPVSSMNHMISAEGMNAGGYGNLLMSIEQPQGEYSVTISFLNLITTLVRGQLGSTQSQGLVPCIVFVLKEMLPNYHKWRYNSHGVREKIGCLILQLIHAILNLFPEMDPGSSAPSLQSLCIFSLANTEAGQAVINIMGIGVDTIDMVMASQPSSDETQGQGQLLIQTVKLAFSVTNNVIRLKPPSSVVSPLEQALTQHGAHGNNLIAVLAKYIYHKHDPALPRLAIQLLKRLATVAPMSVYACLGSDAAAIRDAFLTRLQSKIEDMRIKVMILEFLTVAVETQPGLIELFLNLEVKDGSDGSKEFSLGEWSCLQVVLELIDSKQQERYWCPPLLHRAAIAFLHALWQDRRDSAMLVLRTKPKFWENLTNPLFGTLPPPSETSELSVLDTCALIMKIICLEIYYVVKGSLDQSLKDTLKNFSNKKRFGYWSEYVKLLAYHVAETEGSSCASATEYQMLISAWRMLLIISTSHADIMHLTDSAVHQQLFLDVLNGTKVLLLVPTSVSCLQLGSMLCTLLLILLKQWKSELGSVDKIINSLTQILEGILQADQQMMEKTKAKVFSALITVLQMKEMKVNEIPQYSQLVLSVCETLQDEVIALFDQTRHSLTLGDAADDKDSMETDDVSRVKHKDQRDGVCVLGLHLAKELCEVDEDGDYWLQITRKVPVLPTIFATLEISLRVKQNLHFTEASLHLLLTLARTQQGAAAVAGAGVTQSVCLPLLSVYQLSSNGAIQTSASSRKSLDAPSWPGVYRLSMSLMERLLKTLRYNFLTEAMDFVGVHQERILQCLNAVRTVQSLACLEEADHTVGFILQLSNFTKEWHFHLPQLMRDMQVNLCYLCQACTSLLHSRKMLQHYLQTKNGDSLPSSVTPRVQRNPQASSKHPSPESEAAEQKALLMVQYSLLKILSKSLAALRHFTPDVCQILLDQSLDLAEFNVLFVLSFTTPAFDSDVAPSFGTLLATVNVALNMLGELDKKKEPFPQAAGLNMQEGTKTLKSLLMFTMENCFYLLISQAVRYLRDPAVHPRDKQRMKQELSSELSTLLSSLSRYFRRGGPSSPASGVLPSPQGKSASKLGPEGQEPLFQLVQAFVRHVQR